Sequence from the Curtobacterium sp. MCLR17_007 genome:
GGCATCCCGTCCCACAGCCGTGGCCGTCTGACCCATTTCCTGCTTCCTCGACCGTCTGGATCTCCTACGACCATGAGCACCCTCCTTCCCACCGCCATCGTCGGCAGCCTGCCGAAACCGTCCTGGCTCGCCGAGCCCGAGAAGCTCTGGTCCCGCTGGCGGCTCGACGGGGCGGCACTGGCCGAGGGCAAGCAGGACGCCCTCCGCGCCGCCGTGCACGAGCAGGAGCGCGCCGGCCTCGACATCGTCAGCGACGGCGAGCAGACCCGCCAGCACTTCGTCACGACGTTCATCGAGCACCTGGATGGCGTCGACCTCGAGCGTAAGGAGACCGTCCGGATCCGCGACCGGTACGACGCGGCCGTGCCGACCGTCGTCGGTGCCGTCAGCCGCCGCGCGCCCGTGTTCGTGGACGACGCGCGCTTCCTGCGCGCCCAGACCGACCGCCCGATCAAGTGGGCGCTCCCCGGCCCGATGACGATGATCGACACGCTCTCCGACCAGCACTACAAGAGCCGCGAGAAGCTGGCGTGGGAATTCGCCCGGATCCTCAACGAGGAGGCCCACGAGCTCGAAGCAGCCGGCGTCGACATCATCCAGTTCGACGAGCCCGCCTTCACCGTCTTCCACGATGAGGTGCAGGACTGGGGCGTCGCCGCACTCGAACGCGCCACCGAGGGCCTGCGCGCCGAGACGGTCGTGCACATCTGTTACGGCTACGGGATCGAGGCCAACAACCGGTGGAAGGAGACGCTCGGGGCCGAGTGGCGCCAGTACGAGCAGTCCTTCCCGCTCCTGCAGCAGTCGTCGATCGACATCGTCTCGCTCGAGTGCATCCACTCCCACGTCCCGCTCGAGCTCGTCGAGCTCATCCGCGGGAAGAAGGTCATGCTCGGCGCGATCGACGTCGCGACCGAGACCGTGGAGACGCCGGAGGAGGTCGCGGAGGTGCTCCGTCGCGCGCTCGAGTTCGTCGACGCGGACAAGCTCATCCCGAGTTCGAACTGCGGGATGGCGCCGCTGGCGCGGGGCGCAGCGCTCGGGAAGCTCGGCGCGCTGTCCGCCGGCGCGGACATCGTCCGGGCGGAGCTCGCTGAGGTCGCCGTGCCGACAGCGCACTGACTCCGCTGACATGCAGGACGGCTCACCTCGGCAACGGGGCGAGCCGTCCTGCATCTCACGTCCGTCAGGTGTCTGGTTCTCGGTCGGGCCTGGAGGCATGGCTCGCCTCCGCCGCGGAGGGCGCGTCGGCTGGGCGCTCCGTCTCCCGGGGCTGACCGTCGGTCAGCTCGAGGTCATCACTCCTGACCCTCAAGGCTCATCTTGTCGAAGTCACCCGCAATGCACTGCGAGCTGCCGTCGATCGTGTACCCCCGGGGATCTGCCCGGAAGTCCGAAGAACTCACCGGACCGCCCCTGCCCCGAACTCCGAGGATGGGGTCCTCACCCCCGGTCTGGTAGCGCTCGGTCGTGACGCCGAGGTCCTTCCAGTGGCGCTCCACTGCGACGACATCGGCCTTCGGATCGGCGCTCGCAGCACGGACCATCGCGTAGACGTACTGAACGCCGCCTTGCTCCAGACCGAGACCGCACTTCCCGAGCCCGGGACCATCACTGACTTCCCACCCGTCGCCAACGATCGTGGTCGATTCCTCGACGAACGTGACGATGGACTGTTTCGCTTCTTTCGCGTTCATGCCAGATCCTTCGCTGCAACCAGTGAGAAGGGCGACGGTGAGCAGGACTGCTCCTGTCGCCCAGAGGACGGTGACGGCTCTTCGCCGAGGTGGTTTCATCTGCCAGTTCCTTCCAGATCGGCTCGCTTGAGCGAGATCGGCGTGATCACTTCGTCAACAGCTCTGGCTGGCCGGTCGTGGCGTACGCGACGTTCTGCAGCGACTGCGTGTTCTCGTCGAGGTACCCGCCGCCGTACCACGTGTGCACCCCGTGGTCGCGAACGGGTTGGAGGCCTGGAGCTCCATCGGCGCCGAAGCTCGTGGCACCGAATTCCGGCGCGGTCGGATCCTGGTGGTGATCGGAGCTGAAGTCACGTCCGACTGCCGCCCATTCGTCGCCGCTCCAGTGCTCGATGATCGGCTTCACCACGTCTGCCTGCCCCGCGTAGACCGCATCCGCCTGGATCTCGTCCGCCCCGTGGATGCTGTCCGGGATGCCCGCTGATGCGATGGCGGTGAACGAATCGACGTGCACACCCTCGGTCGTGAGCGCGTAGGACGCGGTCGTCGTGCCGTAGGAGTGCCCGAGCACATTGACCCTGGGCATGATGACGGCCCTCGTCGCGTCCAGGCCCATGATCGACGCGGCCAGCTTCTTGCCACCGGCTTTTGCGAAGTCGCTGCCGAACACGGCGGCACTCGCCGGCGGGACCGGCGGCGCCTCGTACCCCATCCACGCGACAACGGCGTTCGTGGAGCCGCGACCCACAGGGACCGCCTTGGCTTGCTCGCTGGAGACGTTCTGAGCGGCATCCGTCCAATCGGTCATGCTGCCCGTGCTCGACCCCATCCCCGGCACCGCCCAGGTGACGTTGGTCGCTTCATCCAGATCTCCGATGGAGACGGCGGCCAGAGGGGGATGGTCTGCGCTGAGCACCGTGAGCGTGCGAGGGCCTCTGCGGCCGTTGCGGTTGAGAGAAGCCTTGATCGATTCGAGGGCGGAGAGGTCCGCCGCGTCCTTGCGTGCTGCAGCGCTGTAGACGCGGTCCGGACGATCGAGGTCGTCCAGGAACTGTTTCGCGGACGCGATCCGACGATCGAGCACGGCAACGTTCGCAGCGCTGCGCGCCCAGTACGGTGCCCCTTCGAGGTTGCCCAACACGGTCAACACCGAGGTCGGAAGCAGTGCGAGGTCCGGAGCGTCTTCCTTCGTGAGACCGAGGTCCGTCCACATCGCGGCGACCTCGGTCGGGGTCAGTCCCGTCGCGAAGAGCCGTTGGACGTCTCGGACGAGCTCGTCGTCGGTCACCCTGCCGATCGCGGCATTCGTCAGCGATCCGACGCCTCCCGCCTGCTCGAACGCGTCGGCGATGCGGTCGATCCACGCAGCATCGGCTCGGTTCTCCTCAAGGAACAGTTCGAAGCCCGTGACGAAGGTGCATCCGTCGATCGTCACCCAGGAGCACGACGCGGTGAAGGCCTTCCACGCGCTGGCGAGCGTCGAGGCCTTCGCTGCCGCAGCAGCATCGTTCGCCCGGCTGACCGTGCTGAAGTCACGCAGTCGCGCCGGGTCCGCCGAGCTCCGACCGTGCCCCGCGGCGCCCCCGGACCGCCTGCGTTCACGTGGCACGAACGCCGCATGGATGGACGGCGGTCGGATCGCGACCTCCGACGGTTTCGGGGTGCGGATGGAGACCGGAGGCAAGGTGGTGGTCACGAGCAGTGATGTCGCCGCGGCGTGCTGGCGGTCGCGCTCGGCTGCGCGCCAGGCATCAACAGCGTCCAGCCGTTCCTCCTCGGCCTCCGCAGAGATCTTGGCGTCGCGGACCTGACCGGCGAGGTCGTTCAGGACGGACGCCAGCTTGCCCCGATCAGTTGACTCGGCCGAGGCGGACTCGGTGAACCTGTCGGCGTAGGCGCCGGAGAAGTCCACCGCTGCTTCCTCGACGGCGGACCGACGGGCCCCCGACTGCGCACGGAGCTCGTTCTCAGCCGCCGTGGCCGCTCTGATGACGGCGTCGGCTGCTGCCGCGTCGAACGCGATCTTCCCCATGACTTCCCCCTCCGGCCCACCCCGGTCCGGGTCCCGACCCTAGCGGGAATCTCCACCGACATGCACGTATTCCACATGTCGCTTTCGATCGGGCGGCTGCCCAGCCAGGGGCGTTGACTACACGCATGATCCCCAAGAGCAAGATCCACGAGGTCGAGAGCGCGCCAGTCCGAGACCGCGACGGCGCATCGGTCGGCAAGGTCGCGCAGGTCTTCCCCTCCGACGAGGACGGCAGCGCTGCGTTCGTCAGCGTCGCGACAGGACTCTTCGGAGGCCACACCGCGCTCGTCCCGGTCGGAGACGCCACCTTCGACGGGAAGGACCTGCACGTCGGGTACGCGAAGAGCGCGATCAAGGGTGCGCCGTCCCCCGGAGCCGGAAGCACCTTGTCCCTCGCCGAGGAGAACGCCGCCCGCAAGCACTTCGGGCTGTCCCCAGCTGGCAAGGCGACCGGCGACATGGGCGACCCGCACGAGAACCTCGACCAGGCCGGTACCGGTCCTGCGGGTGCAGACGACACCGAGGGCGCAGGGACGACCCCGCCGGCGTGAGCAGCGGCGTCCCCGCGAGCGCGGTGCTGTGGTGACGCGGCCGGCAGCGCACGGCTCCTCCCGCAGCGGCAAGCGCAGGATGGCGTGGTGACCACCCCCACCCGAGCCGCCGGCCTCGACGCCCTGCACGAGTTCGTCCCGCACGCCGGCCCCGATTACCGGCGCGACCGCAACCACGACCTCGGCCCCGCGCGGACCAACGTCTCCGGCCTGTCGCCGTACCTGCGGCACCGGCTGGTCACCGAGCAGGAGGTCATCGACGCCGTCCTGTCCCGACACAGCCTGCACGCGGCGGAGAAGTTCGTGCAGGAGGTCTTCTGGCGCACCTACTGGAAGGGCTGGCTCGAGCAGCGCCCGGCGGTCTGGCGCCGCTACCGCGCCGACGTCAGCGACCTGCTCGCGGGAGACCTGCCCGCCCACTACGAGGACGTGATCGCCGGCCGATCCGGCATCGACGCGATGGACGCCTGGGTCGGCGAACTCATCGAGACGGGGTACCTGCACAACCACACGCGCATGTGGTTCGCGAGCATCTGGATCTTCACCCTCGAGCTGCCGTGGCAACTCGGCGCCGACTTCTTCTACCGCCACCTGCTCGACGGTGATGCCGCCTCGAACACGCTGTCCTGGCGATGGGTGGCCGGGCTCCAGACCCGCGGCAAGACGTACCTGGCGACGACGGAGAACATCGCCCGGTACACGGACGGGCGGTTCGCACCGACGGGCCTGGCCACCGAGGCCCGTGGACTCGACGAGGAACCGTTCCCCGCCTCCACACCGGTCCCGTCCGACGACGTCGACGGGCGCCCCGGGGAGCGCGTCGGACTGCTCCTGCACGAGGAGGACCTCGAGGCCGAGAGCCTGCTGTCCGAGCACCCCTCCCTCGCTGGGTCGATCCGCGCGACAGCGGTGACCGCCGATCCCGAGCAGCGCTCCCCGGCGGCGGTGTCCGCGCCAGTGCGGGCATTCACCGCCGGTGCAGTGGCAGACGCAGCGTCGCGGACAACCGACGCCAGCGGACGTCCGGCGACAGTGCTCGACTCGGCCGCGCCCTCCTCCGTCATCGAGTGGGCAGCGGCCGAGGGTCTCGACTCGATCGTCGTCCCCTACGCGCCCGTCGGCCCCGTCCACGAGCGTCTCGAGGTCCTGCGCGCAAGCCTCGGCGCGGAGGGCGTCGGTCTCGTCACCATCCGTCGGCGCTGGGACGGCCGAGCATGGCCGTACGCGTCGCGCGGCTTCTTCCCGTTCCGCGAGCGCATTCCCGGCCTCATCGGTCAGCGCTAGCGGACGCCGGCTCGACGAGCGCGCCTTCGCTGTCTTCCACGACGAGGTGCGGGATTGGGGCGTCGCCGCGTTCGCGCCCTGGTACTGAGGTCCACTCCGAACCGCAGCGCTCGCCACCGGACCTAGGCGCGCGACACGCGCGGGTGTTGCTTCAGGTTGCACATTTCACATTATGGCCGTGAATATGGGGTCACCCAGCAACGCAGCTGGCGCTCAAAGGAGACCACAATGAAGTCGTTGACCTCGATCACGCCTACCAAGACGGCGATCGTTGCAGCCATCACCACAGCGCTCTGCGCGTCGACGTTGACCATCACGCCCGCGCAAGCTGCGTCCGCCGCGCCGGTCGCTGACGTACGCGCAGCTGCCGAGAACCTCGGCGTCCAGGCCGCTGACCTCGAACAGGGGCTCGAGCTGGTCAGCGAGATCCCTGATTCCGTTCTCCTCGCGGGCGATGCTGCCGTGCAGAGCTGGATGGCCGGGAACCACCCGGAACTCGTCCAAGGCACGCGTGCGGACATCGTCGGCTGCGCTGGCGCCATTGCTTGGTTGATCGCCTCCACTGCGATCCCGGCAGCGAAGATCCTGAAGATCAAGAGGCTCATCGACGGGCTCGGAGGCGTTGCGAAGGCTGTCCGGCTGTTCTGGGGGGCGTCCTTCAAGTGGGAGAAGATCCAGGCCCTCGGAGGTGCGGCGGCGGCTCTCGGGGCCGAGCTGCTCGGGATCGCCGCGGTACAGCAGAAGTGCTTCTCGTGAAGCGGCGCACATCAGCGCTGATCACACTCGGTGGCCTCACAGCGTCGATCCTCGCGTACGCTCTCTTCGGGCCGATCCTCGCGGGCATCCTCGCACTCGCAACGCTCTGCTTCGCGGCTTTCCGTACGAGCATCATCGGGAGCACCACCATTCTGGCGACGAAGCCGATCGACCCTAAAGCGGTTCGCCAGTACCGGGAAGATCATCCCGGTGCCACCATCAGCGCAGCTGCGTCGATCGTCGCACGTAGGTAGTCGGATTCCGGACCCAGCAAATCCGCATCAGCTGACCAGAGGGCCGGCAGATACCGGCCCTCTGGTCCGCCTGCGGCGAGCGTGCAAGTCGTCGGCTTTCGCCTCGATCCCGCCCCGTCCCGTCGGGACGCTAGCCAGAGTTATGTTCGCCACCGCGGCGCCTGCCGGCCCTGCGTGGGCCTGTGCAGCAGCGCGCCGCTCACCGAAGTGCAGCGGTCAGCTCACGAGGCCGAGCGCTCGGCGCCGTACGCGCGGACGAATGCGTCCACGCCGTCGTCGAAGACCGCATCGACGGCGGCGGCGAGTTCCGGTGAGTTCAGCGCGAGGAGGAACGTCAGGGCGGTGAAGTGCTCGGAGGCCCGATGCGGGGTTCGCCGCGCGGATCACACCCGCTTCGGCCAGATCGCTGAACTGGGCCGCGATGACCTGCTCGGGATCATGTGCCAGATCCGTCCCGGACGCGGGGACCAATCGACTTGACTCGAGGAGCATCGTCACCTCTGCGGAGCGGTTCACGAAGGAGGGAGGCCGGGAGTTCGCGAACCATCCCCGGCTCACCTTGCGCCACCGCCACAGGACCAACGGAAGGAATGCGGCGAGCAGACCGACGGGGACCAGCAGGGAGATCCACAGAGACTGCTCGTCCCACGCGGTGGTGGACGGGTTCCAGCCCCACCGCATCAGCTTGACGAGGTGGTAGAGCGGGTTCTGAACGGCGAGTCCGGCCAGCCAAGTGGGCAGTGTGCTCACTGGCCAAGCCGCGTCGCTCAGACGCTGTCGCACCGGTCGCGCTCTTCGTCGGCGGCATGCTGATCTTCCCGGCGGGGGCGGTCATCCTCCGGCCGCTCGGTGGCCTGTCATCCCTTCCCCGGGGCCATCACAGACCGACGAACTCACTCGTCAGCAGTTCGGTGAGCACCCGGCGACGGCATCCGATTCGAACATGCAGCTCACGCCCGGTTCGCCGCCGCCCTCGCGGCATACCCCCACGCGATGAGCGCACCGACGACCAGCACCGTCGAGAAGATCGCGATCGCACCGTTCACCCCGAGCAACGTGCCGACCACACCGAGCGTCACACCACCGCCGGTCCGCAACCCCGACGCGAACATCCCGAACACGCCGAGCGTCCGCCCACGCTCGCCCGCCGTCGCCTCGAGCTGCACCAGGCTCTGCGCGATCGACATCGAGGCGATCTCCCCCATGCCCGCGATGACGAGCACCACGAGGGCGACCACGACGCTCGACGTCAGCGAGAACGCGAGCACCGCGCCACCGAACACCACCGTCGCCAGGACAGCGGCGCGCAGCGACGGCTTCAACAGCCCGGTCGCCTCCAGCAGGAAGCCACCGACCACTCCCCCGAGGCCCATCGCGAACAACAGCGCACCGTACGTGGCATCCGCGCCGGAACGGCCCGCCAGCCCGTTCGCGAACTCCGGCATCGCCGAAGGCAGGGCGTTGCCGACGGTGATCGCCACCAACCCGCCGATCACGATCATCGCGACGATGACGTGGTTCGACCCGATGCTGCGGAGCACACGCACGACCTCACGAGCCGTCATCCGCGGTACCGCGTCGAGGTCGGCGGCGTCGCGCACGTGCCCGGTGAAGCGCGTCCGGCCCATCTGGACCATCATCGGCAGGTAGAGCAGCACGTTGACGAAGATGCCGACCGTCGGTCCGAGCTGCAGCAGGAGCACCGACCCGACGACCGGGCCCAGCAGGATGCCGAGGCTCTGGAACGTCGAGTTCATCCGCACCGCGCTGGGCAGGTCGCGCTTCTCGACGAAGTCGTGCAGGAGCATCTGCTCGGCCGGGGCCCACAACGCGCCCGCAGCACCGTGGCCGAGCAACAGGACGCACGCCCATCCGACGCTGAGCGAATCGGTCAGGAACAGCACGCCCCACCCGATCGACACCAGCATGAACAGCGCCTGCGCGACCTGGATGATCCGGCGGCAGTCGTACTTCTCCGCGAGTGAACCGGACCACACCGAGAGGAGCAGGAACGGCAACCAGTGACTGATCACCTGGAACCCGACCAGCGTCGGCGAGTGGAACGTCTGCCACAGCACCCAGTAGCTGATGACGTGCTCGGTGTTGTCCGCCATCATCGACAGCCCCGACGTGAACAGGTACGGACGGGAGCTCCGGTTCCGGAGTGCTGCGAAGCGCCGCGGTCCCGTCGTCCGCACGTCGGGAACGGGTGGCTCGAACTCAGTCATGCAAGGCGCTCCGATGAAGGCCGGTCGGTCGGTCGACCATACGACGTTCCTCCATGACAATAACGCCTGACGCCGCGAGGACTACCGCCAGGCCGAAACAGCACTGCCAGTGACCTTCCTAATCAATTACCCGACAGAGATGCCCATTTGGCAATCCACAACCGTCCGGTAATGACAACACCAACCCGCGCCGCCAGGAAACCCATCACCATTTCAGATTGAACGCATAAACTAGAGAGGTGTGTAGCTCCCATGGGCCATGAGGGTTGAACTGATTCGCATCGCGGCGATGATAGAACTGCGTGTAGCCGGAGTTAGGATCATAATTACCCAGCGCCCCTTGGATGTATAAATACTCTCCTAGCTCCGCCAGCGGCAGCGCCTCTGGCATCGACGCGGCTTTAAACGCATCCGCAAATTGGTTCCGATTAACTCGCCGCTTCTTCAATGCGCTAAAGAAGCGAGGAATCGCGGTGATAACCTCGTCCTTGAGCAGTCCATGCGCCTCTGATTCGAGCTCATTCAGAAAATGATTGCGCGCGAACTCATCACGTGCCTTACGTACAGAACTCGCGGTCGGCAGTTGCCCTTTAAGCGTTTGCGATTGAATTGACTGGAAAAGCATACTAAAATCCCGCGGAGTGTATCTCGTCGATTCAACCAAAAACCGCAAACCCGGAACATGCCCGCCTGACCCAACAGGTACACTCCGGGGCACCGTCCCGATTAGATCTTGCTTGCTAATCTCCGCTTTCTTTGCGAGATAATCCCAAAGAGCAACATCTTTTACGTCGGCAGCTTCCGACCCCCATTCGATCCGGATACTCGAATCCGCAAGAATCTCTGCACTGTCCGAAAACCTGACACGGCGAAACACGTCAGACCGACACATGATAAGCAGATAGAGATTACTACCCGTGAACCTGGTATTCAGCTCGTTCCCCACGCGAATGAGCGACGCGACCGTGTCCCAATATGCCCGATTGTCTCCGATCGACTTGTCGAGACCATCGATGGACAGAAGATGACGGCTGACAGTCTCATCGCGGAGCACAAGAGCAAGAAGTGCATTGGCTATCTGGGCCGGACTCCACTGATCGGATTCCCATGCTCGGTCTTCCCGGCCCGCGTTCATGCCAAGCCCGGAGAAGAGGGCGGAAAACCCGGCGGAAATCTTTCGCTCTCGAACTTTACGGAGAACATTGGGGTAGTCGCGATCTGCAAGACCAACATCCTCGAGTTTTTGCATTAGGGCAGCCGCCTTCGTATCACGAGCGATCGAACTGCCGTTGTCACGAGAAAGAGACGACAAGAATTTGATAGCAATAAAAAGCCGCCATGCCGCATCTGTAGCAGTCGTGACATCGTGACTGACGAGCTGGCCAGTGATCGTGCTCAATGGGTTTTGAGTCTGATTGACCTGATCGAAGTCAATGTAGTCGGAATACACAAGGTCTATTCCCGCCGCCCTTCGCCAGCTGAGGTCTACGTACCTTGCAGCCGCGCTCTTCCCCGAGCCTTTCGGTCCCAAAAGCAAAAATCGCTCATGATTTGCCACCCGTGCTGGTATGTCATAGCGATCAAAATATGTACGAAAGAACTTTTCGGGATCAGCCGCATAATCCTTTTCAGCGGACGCACGGCCAAAGTACAATTTTTGGAATTCGTCTCCATGGATCAATCTAGATCACCCCTCCTTGAGGATCTTTCCATCCCGCGGGGCGATAGTCCAGGTTCAATTCGCGGGCGTACGTCTACAAATCCCATTTGCGTGTGATGTTTCAGCTAATCGTGGTGCCTCGTCAAGTATACTTGAAATATCATTGGGATACATGCTCCTCGTTTCGAGGAAACTTTGAATCTCAACCGAGCCCAAAACGACGAAACCCCGCAGCCGATCGGCGGCGGGGTTTCCGTCGGTGCTCAGTGAAACCTAGAAGTCCCAGTCCTCGTCCTCAGTGCTCTCCGCCTTGCCGATGACGTACGACGAGCCCGACCCCGAGAAGAAGTCGTGGTTCTCGTCCGCGTTGGGCGACAGCGCCGACAGGATCGCCGGGTTCACGTCCGTCGTCTCCTTGGGGAACATCGGCTCGTAGCCCAGGTTCATCAGCGCCTTGTTGGCGTTGTAGTGCAGGAACTTCTTGACGTCCTCGGTCAGCCCGACCTGGTCGTAGAGGTCCTGCGTGTACTGGATCTCGTTCTCGTACAGCTCGAACAGCAGGCTGAACGTGTAGTCCTTGATCTCCTGCTTGCGCTCTTCCGAAGCGCCTTCAAGCCCCTTCTGGAACTTGTACCCGATGTAGTACCCGTGGACGGCTTCGTCGCGGATGATCAGGCGGATCAGGTCAGCGGTGTTGGTGAGCTTCGCGCGCGAGGACCAGTACATCGGCAGGTAGAAGCCGGAGTAGAACAAGAACGACTCGAGCAGGGTCGACGCGACCTTGCGCTTCAGGGGGTCGTCACCGGTGTAGTAGTCGAGGACGATCTGCGCCTTCTTCTGCAGGTTCACGTTCTCCGTGGACCAGCGGAAGGCGTCGTCGATCTCGGGCGTCGACGCCAGGGTCGAGAAGATCGACGAGTAGCTCTTGGCGTGCACCGACTCCATGAACGCGATGTTCGTGTAGACCGATTCCTCGTGCGGGGTGATCGCGTCGGGGATCAGGCTGATCGCGCCGACGGTGCCCTGGATGGTGTCCAGGAGCGTCAGCCCGGTGAACACGCGCATGGTGAGCTGCTGCTCTTCCGGCGTGAGGGTGTTCCACGACTGCACGTCGTTCGACAGCGGCACCTTCTCGGGCAGCCAGAAGTTGTTGACGAGGCGGTTCCAGACCTCGACGTCCTTCTCGTCCTGGATGCGGTTCCAGTTGATCGCGCTGACCGAACGGATCAGCGGGACGGCTTTGCCGGTGGCGTGGACCGGGTCGGTGAGAGTCATTGCGTTCTTCCGGAAGTGGTGGATCGGAACAAGTACGGAACTGGAGGCGCGGAGCGGGGCCGCCCCGCGCCTCCAGTCAGGAGATCGCGACAGCGATCACAGCATGCAGCTGACGCAGCCCTCGACCTCGGTGCCCTCGAGGGCGAGCTGGCGCAGGCGGATGTAGTAGATCGTCTTGATGCCCTTGCGCCATGCGTAGATCTGGGCCTTGTTGATGTCACGCGTGGTGGCGGTGTCCTTGAAGAACAGCGTCAGGGACAGGCCCTGGTCCACGTGCTGCGTCGCCGCGGCGTACGTGTCGATGATCTTCTCGGCACCGATCTCGTACGCGTCCTGGTAGTAGTCCAGGTTGTCGTTCGTCATGAACGGCGCCGGGTAGTAGACGCGGCCGAGCTTGCCTTCCTTGCGGATCTCGATCTTCGACGCGATCGGGTGGATCGACGACGTCGAGTGGTTGATGTACGAGATCGAACCGGTCGGCGGGACTGCCTGCAGGTTCTGGTTGTAGATGCCGTGCTGCTGGATGGACGCCTTCAGCGCCTTCCAGTCGTCCTGCGTCGGGATCGTGATGTTCGCGTTGTCGAACAGCGATGCGACGCGCTGGGTCGCCGGCGTCCACGCCTGGTCGGTGTACTTGTCGAAGAACTCACCCGACGCGTACTTCGAGTCACGGAAGCCGTCGAAGGTCTCCCCCGTCTCGATCGCGATGTTGTTCGAGGCGCGCAGGGCGTGGAACAGCACCGTGTAGAAGTAGATGTTCGTGAAGTCGATGCCCTCTTCGGAGCCGTAGTACACGCGCTCACGAGCCAGGTAGCCGTGCAGGTTCATCTGGCCCAGGCCGATGGCGTGCGACTTGTCGTTGCCGTCCTCGACGGAGCGGACCGACGAGATGTGCGACATCTGCGACACCGAGGTCAGGCCGCGGATGGCGGTCTCGATGGTCTTGCC
This genomic interval carries:
- a CDS encoding methionine synthase, with amino-acid sequence MSTLLPTAIVGSLPKPSWLAEPEKLWSRWRLDGAALAEGKQDALRAAVHEQERAGLDIVSDGEQTRQHFVTTFIEHLDGVDLERKETVRIRDRYDAAVPTVVGAVSRRAPVFVDDARFLRAQTDRPIKWALPGPMTMIDTLSDQHYKSREKLAWEFARILNEEAHELEAAGVDIIQFDEPAFTVFHDEVQDWGVAALERATEGLRAETVVHICYGYGIEANNRWKETLGAEWRQYEQSFPLLQQSSIDIVSLECIHSHVPLELVELIRGKKVMLGAIDVATETVETPEEVAEVLRRALEFVDADKLIPSSNCGMAPLARGAALGKLGALSAGADIVRAELAEVAVPTAH
- a CDS encoding FAD-binding domain-containing protein; its protein translation is MTTPTRAAGLDALHEFVPHAGPDYRRDRNHDLGPARTNVSGLSPYLRHRLVTEQEVIDAVLSRHSLHAAEKFVQEVFWRTYWKGWLEQRPAVWRRYRADVSDLLAGDLPAHYEDVIAGRSGIDAMDAWVGELIETGYLHNHTRMWFASIWIFTLELPWQLGADFFYRHLLDGDAASNTLSWRWVAGLQTRGKTYLATTENIARYTDGRFAPTGLATEARGLDEEPFPASTPVPSDDVDGRPGERVGLLLHEEDLEAESLLSEHPSLAGSIRATAVTADPEQRSPAAVSAPVRAFTAGAVADAASRTTDASGRPATVLDSAAPSSVIEWAAAEGLDSIVVPYAPVGPVHERLEVLRASLGAEGVGLVTIRRRWDGRAWPYASRGFFPFRERIPGLIGQR
- the nrdF gene encoding class 1b ribonucleoside-diphosphate reductase subunit beta, whose product is MTLTDPVHATGKAVPLIRSVSAINWNRIQDEKDVEVWNRLVNNFWLPEKVPLSNDVQSWNTLTPEEQQLTMRVFTGLTLLDTIQGTVGAISLIPDAITPHEESVYTNIAFMESVHAKSYSSIFSTLASTPEIDDAFRWSTENVNLQKKAQIVLDYYTGDDPLKRKVASTLLESFLFYSGFYLPMYWSSRAKLTNTADLIRLIIRDEAVHGYYIGYKFQKGLEGASEERKQEIKDYTFSLLFELYENEIQYTQDLYDQVGLTEDVKKFLHYNANKALMNLGYEPMFPKETTDVNPAILSALSPNADENHDFFSGSGSSYVIGKAESTEDEDWDF
- a CDS encoding PRC-barrel domain-containing protein, which codes for MIPKSKIHEVESAPVRDRDGASVGKVAQVFPSDEDGSAAFVSVATGLFGGHTALVPVGDATFDGKDLHVGYAKSAIKGAPSPGAGSTLSLAEENAARKHFGLSPAGKATGDMGDPHENLDQAGTGPAGADDTEGAGTTPPA
- a CDS encoding MFS transporter → MTEFEPPVPDVRTTGPRRFAALRNRSSRPYLFTSGLSMMADNTEHVISYWVLWQTFHSPTLVGFQVISHWLPFLLLSVWSGSLAEKYDCRRIIQVAQALFMLVSIGWGVLFLTDSLSVGWACVLLLGHGAAGALWAPAEQMLLHDFVEKRDLPSAVRMNSTFQSLGILLGPVVGSVLLLQLGPTVGIFVNVLLYLPMMVQMGRTRFTGHVRDAADLDAVPRMTAREVVRVLRSIGSNHVIVAMIVIGGLVAITVGNALPSAMPEFANGLAGRSGADATYGALLFAMGLGGVVGGFLLEATGLLKPSLRAAVLATVVFGGAVLAFSLTSSVVVALVVLVIAGMGEIASMSIAQSLVQLEATAGERGRTLGVFGMFASGLRTGGGVTLGVVGTLLGVNGAIAIFSTVLVVGALIAWGYAARAAANRA
- a CDS encoding alpha/beta hydrolase, which gives rise to MGKIAFDAAAADAVIRAATAAENELRAQSGARRSAVEEAAVDFSGAYADRFTESASAESTDRGKLASVLNDLAGQVRDAKISAEAEEERLDAVDAWRAAERDRQHAAATSLLVTTTLPPVSIRTPKPSEVAIRPPSIHAAFVPRERRRSGGAAGHGRSSADPARLRDFSTVSRANDAAAAAKASTLASAWKAFTASCSWVTIDGCTFVTGFELFLEENRADAAWIDRIADAFEQAGGVGSLTNAAIGRVTDDELVRDVQRLFATGLTPTEVAAMWTDLGLTKEDAPDLALLPTSVLTVLGNLEGAPYWARSAANVAVLDRRIASAKQFLDDLDRPDRVYSAAARKDAADLSALESIKASLNRNGRRGPRTLTVLSADHPPLAAVSIGDLDEATNVTWAVPGMGSSTGSMTDWTDAAQNVSSEQAKAVPVGRGSTNAVVAWMGYEAPPVPPASAAVFGSDFAKAGGKKLAASIMGLDATRAVIMPRVNVLGHSYGTTTASYALTTEGVHVDSFTAIASAGIPDSIHGADEIQADAVYAGQADVVKPIIEHWSGDEWAAVGRDFSSDHHQDPTAPEFGATSFGADGAPGLQPVRDHGVHTWYGGGYLDENTQSLQNVAYATTGQPELLTK